Proteins from one Sabethes cyaneus chromosome 2, idSabCyanKW18_F2, whole genome shotgun sequence genomic window:
- the LOC128735568 gene encoding uncharacterized protein LOC128735568, translating into MDKLIDQIFATQIVITLAQQEVIVDIEDSDKTQYHQANFNTSAYQFGYEVGPNGQFHHETRGPDGVTYGCYGYIDPNGMLRVTHYVADSHGYRVIEPNHAVKIFADAPTQYSNSINDDDSQLGQQGQVVAWKDLYLPRGCGMYPGGLRPDGPPITTTTPAPSKPGQGGQGSGGGLNQGQGQSQNQGQKQGQGQSQGQWQGQGQGQNQGQNQGQWQGQNQGQGQGQNQGQGQGQNQGQGQNQGQGQWQGQGQGQGQNQGQWQGQGQTQSQGQGQGQAQNQGQGQWQEQGQGQGQNQGQNQWQGQGQSQGNRPSSSQGQGQWQGQGQNQGNRPSSGQGQSQQQGQGQWQNQGQGQGQGQNQGQGQWQGQGQGQGNRPSSGQGQGQGQGQGQGQGPGQGQQQGQGQGQSQGQTSPSGPGHHHQGQHQGSHQGSTGSGQHQGQHQGTHHGSSGQQSGQSQGSHQGQVSSSQHQNQQQGSHQGSSGQHGGQHQGSHQGPIGSGQSQGQHQGSHQGISQGSHGSQNQGSHQGPTSSSQQQNQHGSSHEGSSWQHGGQGQGSHQGPIGSGQQQGQHQGSHQGINQGSHQGQSQGSHQGPIGSGENQSQHQGSQQGLQQGSHQGQHQGQHQGPIGSGQHQGSYQGSQQGGSNEHQGQHQGSHQGPFGSGQHNVQVSWSHQKPGQGQQPGNRPGQSQGQGQGQNQGQAQSQGQQQWQGQGQGQGQGQGQGQGQPQGQWQGQTQGQQPGQGQSQGQVQQQPTTGRPSGEPSTGYPFEPTQSPESQYTTGYPSYPPTASGVQPPSRPIDTGTPPSSGNNNQYPPNPNYQVAVSQYPYFFVPYPYPPPPNVPQAPCNCPQDQNRPTGYLGFIPILYVPNCNAAKGGLPTHINWPAPGPPDGVGRTLEELPIQRLVQGEDGSWTVQQEQPQPSPKPRQIRTRRLRNRRPAQQKLGGTPFSKRQSEQETQIEGA; encoded by the exons ATGGACAAGCTAATCGACCAG atctTTGCTACGCAAATTGTCATCACGTTAGCTCAGCAAGAAGTCATTGTCGACATCGAAGATTCAGATAAAACGCAATATCACCAGGCTAATTTTAATACAA GCGCTTACCAGTTCGGCTATGAAGTCGGCCCCAATGGGCAGTTCCATCACGAAACGCGAGGTCCGGATGGGGTCACGTACGGCTGCTACGGTTACATAGACCCCAATGGAATGCTAAGGGTTACTCACTATGTGGCAGATTCTCACGGATATCGTGTTATAGAACCCAATCATGCCGTGAAAATTTTCGCCGATGCTCCCACGCAGTACAGCAA TTCTATCAACGACGATGACTCTCAATTGGGACAGCAAGGCCAAGTAGTCGCCTGGAAAGATCTCTACCTGCCACGCGGTTGTGGCATGTATCCAGGAGGTTTACGACCGGATGGTCCTCCAATTACAACGACAACACCAGCCCCTAGTAA ACCCGGTCAGGGTGGACAGGGTTCTGGTGGAGGCCTAAATCAAGGTCAAGGTCAATCTCAGAACCAAGGCCAAA AACAAGGACAAGGTCAAAGTCAGGGACAATGGCAAGGTCAAGGGCAGGGACAAAACCAAGGACAAAATCAGGGACAATGGCAGGGACAAAACCAAGGACAAGGGCAGGGCCAGAACCAAGGGCAAGGGCAAGGACAGAATCAAGGACAAGGACAAAATCAAGGACAAGGCCAATGGCAGGGGCAGGGACAAGGACAAGGACAAAACCAAGGCCAATGGCAAGGACAAGGACAAACACAGTCGCAAGGACAGGGACAAGGTCAAGCTCAAAATCAAGGACAAGGTCAATGGCAAGAACAGGGTCAAGGGCAAGGTCAAAATCAAGGCCAAAACCAATGGCAAGGACAAGGACAATCTCAAGGAAACCGTCCCAGCTCTAGTCAAGGACAGGGCCAGTGGCAAGGGCAAGGACAAAATCAAGGAAATCGACCGAGTTCTGGCCAAGGGCAAAGCCAACAGCAAGGCCAAGGGCAGTGGCAAAATCAAGGCCAAGGTCAAGGCCAAGGACAAAATCAAGGGCAAGGTCAATGGCAAGGACAAGGACAGGGCCAAGGAAATCGGCCTAGTTCTGGTCAAGgacaaggccaaggccaaggtcAAGGTCAAGGCCAAGGGCCTGGACAAGGTCAACAACAAGGTCAAGGGCAAG GTCAAAGTCAAGGGCAGACTTCTCCATCCGGACCCGGACATCATCACCAAGGACAACATCAGGGATCGCATCAAGGTTCCACCGGTTCAGGGCAGCATCAAGGACAACACCAGGGAACTCATCATGGTTCTTCTGGGCAACAAAGTGGTCAGAGTCAGGGTTCTCATCAAGGACAAGTTAGCTCAAGTCAACATCAAAATCAGCAACAAGGAAGTCATCAAGGATCATCTGGTCAACATGGTGGACAACATCAAGGATCACATCAGGGTCCTATTGGTTCGGGACAATCTCAAGGACAGCACCAGGGTAGCCATCAAGGCATTAGTCAAGGTTCTCATGGAAGTCAGAATCAAGGGTCTCATCAAGGCCCTACCAGTTCAAGCCAGCAGCAGAATCAACATGGCAGCAGCCATGAGGGTTCTTCGTGGCAACATGGCGGACAAGGCCAAGGATCTCACCAGGGCCCAATTGGTTCCGGTCAACAGCAGGGCCAGCACCAAGGCAGTCATCAGGGAATTAATCAGGGTTCACACCAGGGTCAAAGCCAAGGATCTCATCAAGGACCAATCGGCTCAGGTGAAAATCAAAGCCAACACCAGGGTAGTCAGCAAGGATTACAGCAGGGTTCTCATCAAGGACAGCATCAGGGTCAACATCAGGGACCAATTGGTTCCGGTCAACATCAAGGAAGTTATCAAGGAAGTCAACAAGGAGGCAGCAACGAACATCAAGGTCAACACCAGGGCTCCCACCAGGGGCCTTTTGGGTCCGGTCAACATAATGTGCAAGTTTCATGGAGTCACCAAAAGCCAGGTCAAGGACAGCAGCCAG GTAATCGTCCTGGTCAGAGCCAAGGACAGGGACAGGGTCAAAACCAAGGGCAAGCGCAGAGTCAAGGACAACAACAGTGGCAAGGACAGGGCCAAGGACAGGGCCAAGGACAGGGACAAGGACAAGGCCAACCCCAAGGTCAATGGCAAGGACAAACTCAGGGTCAGCAACCAGGACAAG GACAAAGTCAAGGTCAGGTTCAGCAACAGCCAACGACTGGTCGTCCCTCTGGAG aacCATCCACTGGATATCCATTTGAACCAACTCAGAGCCCTGAATCACAGTATACAACTGGTTATCCGAGTTATCCGCCAACTGCCAGTGGCGTTCAGCCGCCTTCCCGACCAATCGATACCGGTACTCCCCCTTCCAGCGGAAACAATAATCAATATCCACCAAATCCGAATTACCAAGTTGCCGTTTCACAGTATCCGTACTTCTTTGTACCTTACCCTTATCCTCCTCCACCAAATGTTCCCCAAGCTCCTTGTAATTGTCCCCAAGATCAAAATCGCCCGACGGGCTATCTCGGTTTCATCCCCATACTTTACGTACCAAATTGTAATGCCGCAAAAGGTGGGCTGCCCACACATATAAATTGGCCAGCGCCTGGACCACCCGACGGTGTGGGTCGGACTCTGGAAGAATTACCCATCCAGCGATTGGTTCAAGGTGAAGACGGAAGCTGGACAGTTCAGCAAGAACAACCACAACCGTCTCCCAAGCCACGTCAGATACGAACTCGACGACTTCGAAATAGACGTCCAGCGCAGCAGAAATTGGGCGGTACACCGTTTAGCAAACGGCAATCGGAGCAAGAGACACAAATCGAAGGTGCCTAG